One Phycisphaerae bacterium genomic region harbors:
- the cas1 gene encoding CRISPR-associated endonuclease Cas1 — MERSGPAPRPHAQRVRLTHGINLWNAFDRVAQFAAAAQPDRCLTLAKELVFAKGNNQRTMLRRNGSPPSAVLASMSDLFPRVQAATRLDELLGLEGNLAAQYFRHFGGMLRPRDFDAAWDFTSRNRRPPKDPVNAMLSFVYAMLTKEFTAALLAEGLDPWWGFYHQPRHGRPGLALDLMEPFRPLVADSAVITAVNTGMLRTQDFVTAAGGCVLKPAGRKALIRAYESRLDQLVTHPVFDYQCSWRSMVRMHARLFSRWLRGDIPQYASIITR; from the coding sequence GTGGAACGAAGCGGACCTGCTCCCCGTCCGCATGCTCAACGAGTTCGCCTAACCCACGGAATCAATCTATGGAACGCTTTTGATCGCGTCGCGCAGTTCGCCGCCGCGGCTCAGCCCGATCGTTGCCTTACTCTCGCGAAGGAACTCGTGTTCGCCAAGGGCAACAATCAGCGGACCATGCTACGACGCAATGGCTCTCCCCCTTCGGCCGTGCTCGCCTCAATGAGTGACCTGTTCCCGCGGGTTCAGGCGGCCACTCGACTGGACGAGCTGCTTGGTCTGGAAGGAAATCTCGCCGCGCAATACTTCCGACACTTCGGTGGGATGCTCAGGCCTCGTGATTTCGATGCCGCGTGGGACTTCACTTCGCGGAATCGCCGCCCGCCAAAGGATCCCGTGAACGCGATGCTCTCCTTCGTTTACGCCATGCTGACAAAGGAGTTCACCGCCGCATTGCTGGCGGAGGGCCTCGATCCCTGGTGGGGCTTCTATCATCAGCCTCGCCACGGCCGACCGGGCCTCGCCCTTGACCTCATGGAACCGTTCCGACCGCTCGTCGCGGACTCTGCCGTGATCACCGCCGTAAACACAGGCATGTTGCGGACCCAGGATTTCGTCACCGCTGCTGGCGGCTGCGTCCTGAAACCCGCCGGCCGCAAAGCACTGATCCGCGCTTATGAATCACGCCTCGATCAGCTCGTTACCCATCCGGTATTCGACTATCAATGTTCTTGGCGAAGCATGGTCCGCATGCACGCCCGGCTCTTCAGCCGATGGCTTCGCGGCGACATTCCGCAGTACGCGAGCATTATTACGAGGTGA
- the cas3u gene encoding type I-U CRISPR-associated helicase/endonuclease Cas3, which yields MADLTIGHFDEFFRTMNGHEPYPWQAKLAEEVTSGEWPSTIDLPTGCGKTACIDVAIFALACQATMAVEQRVAPRRVFFCVNRRVIVDEAYDRARRLAWRLWEAEQSGPAPLAEVAAALRSVAGAHPSPKMPPIDVLELRGGIYRDNRWARSIAQPTIVCTTIDQIGSRLLFRGYGVSSNSAPIQAALIAYDSLVLLDEAHISNPFLETLNSVRRYLDPAKWSEGKLGLRPMTVVAMTATPPKGASNPSAISLGPADRAHAELKRRLGASKLANLRLIDDRKLVGDAVAEAIKLGSTDPAAIGIIVNRVATAKAVFENLLAACTESNPRVPAVHSGAVVELVIGSMRPLDRDVQAERLASIVGPNRPAITEKTSFVVSTQCLEVGADYDFDALVTECASLDALKQRFGRLNRAGRLKQTIAVIMAGKKSVDSEDAIYGEALGHTWRWLDGHAKEITVNGRKTKTIDLGIHALGEELRIHTGDGSQIPGEMLTPSSSTNAPVLLTPYIDLWCQTSPRPVPDPDVALFLHGPDRGETDVQVCWRGDIGSGSPPEQWCDVISLLPPTATECMRVPIGRLRAWLTSDDAQPELAGRGDTDLLGQAQEESRQSGRFRVDGVVWRGSERSKRLLELHEGDDLRPGDTIVLPVAAGGWNELGHVPPGAPIDIAERASYVAHGRVALRIHPSMNESWPAGEALRHLLDRATHSDEPPTDPEWRNLLAAAADELGTGQTVGWCLQCLSAASCRFRAECYPDKRGWVLTTRDRVGSNSVSGLPALDDGEDAPSRLNREAPVLLSDHADHVVRAVEHTLCLVRLEGLTAVFRTAAKLHDLGKADERFQALMRRTDRTDAWLVAGLSGELLAKSDGMPLSLDEHIAARQRAGIPGGFRHETLSLQLAELSGQLSGTPEGDDLVLHLIAAHHGFARPFAPVVLDDELPGVRVNGISLSSRDRAQLVPAHRPDSGIAERFWSLTRRYGWWGLAYLEAVFRLSDQQTSAAEDQGEIGIADRDRHPEVFA from the coding sequence ATGGCTGACCTGACCATTGGTCACTTTGATGAATTCTTCCGGACGATGAACGGCCACGAGCCGTATCCGTGGCAGGCTAAGCTGGCGGAAGAGGTCACTTCTGGGGAATGGCCCTCGACGATCGATTTGCCCACCGGTTGCGGCAAGACTGCGTGCATCGACGTGGCCATCTTCGCGCTTGCCTGCCAGGCTACGATGGCTGTGGAGCAACGCGTCGCTCCGCGCCGCGTCTTCTTCTGCGTGAATCGGCGTGTCATCGTCGACGAGGCGTACGACCGCGCCCGGCGCCTTGCTTGGCGTCTGTGGGAAGCCGAACAGAGCGGTCCTGCGCCCCTTGCAGAAGTGGCGGCTGCGCTCCGGTCCGTTGCCGGGGCGCATCCAAGTCCGAAGATGCCTCCAATTGACGTGCTCGAGCTTCGTGGCGGGATCTATCGCGACAACCGCTGGGCGCGGTCCATCGCCCAGCCAACGATCGTATGCACCACGATCGACCAAATCGGATCGCGGCTGCTCTTCCGCGGGTATGGGGTGTCGTCCAACTCGGCACCGATCCAAGCCGCCCTGATCGCTTACGATAGCCTTGTCTTGTTGGACGAGGCTCACATCAGCAACCCTTTCCTTGAGACCCTCAATTCTGTACGTCGGTATCTCGATCCGGCGAAATGGTCCGAAGGAAAACTCGGCCTCCGCCCGATGACCGTCGTCGCGATGACGGCTACGCCTCCGAAGGGCGCAAGTAATCCCAGCGCCATCAGCCTTGGACCGGCCGACCGCGCCCATGCCGAGCTCAAGCGCCGCCTCGGCGCTAGCAAGCTGGCTAATCTCCGGCTTATCGATGACAGGAAGCTCGTCGGGGATGCAGTTGCCGAAGCCATTAAGCTGGGGAGCACCGACCCTGCGGCCATCGGCATCATTGTTAATCGGGTGGCTACCGCCAAGGCCGTATTCGAGAATCTTCTGGCCGCATGTACGGAGTCAAACCCAAGGGTTCCTGCGGTGCATTCTGGCGCAGTCGTCGAGTTGGTCATTGGCTCAATGCGCCCTCTTGACCGCGATGTTCAGGCAGAGCGCCTCGCAAGTATCGTTGGCCCAAACCGTCCCGCTATCACCGAAAAAACCAGCTTTGTCGTTTCGACGCAATGTCTCGAGGTGGGCGCTGACTACGATTTCGACGCGCTTGTCACGGAATGCGCATCGCTTGATGCTCTGAAGCAGCGATTCGGGCGGCTTAACCGTGCGGGGCGCCTCAAACAAACAATCGCCGTAATCATGGCTGGCAAAAAGAGCGTTGACTCCGAGGACGCGATCTACGGCGAAGCCTTGGGCCACACTTGGCGCTGGCTGGATGGTCACGCCAAGGAAATAACTGTAAATGGCAGGAAAACCAAGACGATCGACCTCGGCATTCACGCGCTCGGCGAGGAATTGAGGATCCACACGGGAGACGGATCCCAAATTCCAGGAGAGATGCTCACACCCTCTTCAAGCACCAATGCCCCGGTCCTGTTGACGCCTTACATTGACCTCTGGTGCCAGACGTCGCCTCGCCCCGTACCCGATCCCGACGTTGCCCTCTTCTTGCATGGACCAGACCGCGGCGAGACGGACGTACAGGTTTGCTGGCGAGGCGACATCGGATCTGGATCGCCTCCTGAGCAATGGTGCGACGTCATCAGTTTGCTGCCGCCAACAGCCACCGAGTGTATGCGCGTGCCGATCGGCCGACTGAGAGCTTGGTTGACGTCGGACGATGCGCAACCTGAACTCGCTGGGCGTGGCGATACCGATCTCCTCGGACAAGCCCAGGAAGAAAGCCGGCAGTCCGGACGCTTTCGAGTCGACGGCGTGGTTTGGCGCGGTAGTGAAAGATCGAAGCGCCTGCTCGAGCTGCATGAGGGGGATGACCTACGCCCCGGTGATACGATCGTTCTTCCCGTTGCGGCAGGCGGCTGGAACGAACTGGGCCATGTCCCGCCCGGAGCCCCCATCGATATTGCCGAGCGCGCATCTTATGTAGCCCATGGCCGGGTGGCTCTTCGGATCCACCCGTCCATGAATGAAAGTTGGCCAGCTGGCGAGGCCCTCCGGCACCTCCTCGATCGAGCTACGCATTCTGATGAGCCGCCGACTGATCCCGAGTGGCGGAATCTGCTCGCCGCCGCCGCGGACGAACTCGGCACGGGACAAACGGTGGGTTGGTGCTTGCAATGCCTTTCCGCGGCCTCCTGCCGATTCCGGGCGGAGTGTTATCCGGACAAGCGGGGTTGGGTGCTGACCACGCGCGATCGAGTCGGTTCAAATTCGGTGTCAGGCCTGCCCGCACTTGATGACGGCGAAGACGCGCCTTCGCGATTGAATCGCGAGGCTCCAGTGCTACTTAGCGATCATGCCGACCATGTCGTTCGTGCGGTCGAGCACACCCTTTGTCTGGTTCGGCTGGAGGGCTTAACTGCGGTCTTCCGCACGGCAGCGAAGCTGCACGACCTGGGGAAGGCGGACGAGCGATTCCAGGCTCTGATGCGGCGCACTGACCGTACGGATGCATGGTTGGTGGCCGGACTATCTGGAGAGTTGCTGGCGAAATCGGATGGGATGCCATTGAGCCTGGATGAACACATTGCTGCCCGGCAAAGAGCCGGAATTCCCGGGGGTTTTCGCCATGAGACGCTTTCACTACAACTGGCCGAACTTTCCGGACAGCTCTCGGGCACGCCGGAGGGCGACGACCTCGTCCTGCACTTGATTGCCGCCCATCACGGTTTCGCGCGTCCTTTTGCCCCTGTTGTGTTGGACGATGAGCTGCCCGGTGTCAGAGTGAATGGCATCAGCCTTAGCTCTCGTGATCGAGCTCAGCTTGTCCCCGCGCACCGGCCGGACTCGGGGATCGCCGAGCGATTCTGGTCGCTCACCCGACGCTACGGCTGGTGGGGGCTTGCCTACCTGGAGGCCGTCTTCCGCTTGTCCGACCAGCAGACCAGTGCCGCTGAGGATCAGGGCGAGATTGGGATTGCCGACCGAGACCGTCACCCAGAGGTGTTCGCATGA
- the cas2 gene encoding CRISPR-associated endonuclease Cas2: protein MTSRRQYLIAYDISDDKRRTAVFKLLMGQGDHVQFSVFLCSLNETELARVRGRLAELIHARDDQVIFVDLGLAENKCAQLFDCLGKPYNPPSRVQVI, encoded by the coding sequence ATGACCTCACGACGGCAGTATCTCATCGCCTACGACATCAGCGACGACAAGCGCCGCACGGCGGTCTTCAAGCTGCTAATGGGCCAAGGAGACCATGTGCAGTTCAGCGTTTTCCTTTGCTCTCTCAACGAAACCGAACTTGCCCGCGTCCGCGGGCGGTTGGCGGAACTGATTCACGCGAGGGATGATCAGGTGATCTTCGTGGACTTGGGACTAGCCGAAAACAAATGCGCGCAGCTATTCGATTGCCTTGGAAAGCCGTACAATCCTCCGTCGAGGGTGCAGGTGATATGA